A section of the Actinomycetota bacterium genome encodes:
- a CDS encoding OsmC family protein: MSSEELKAMQAPLKERYREEPETARVTLTATGSLGDGVTCSVQTGRALVEAGLHPATGGTGSSACSGDMLLEALVACAGVTLRAVATSTGIDVRGGTVSAEGDLDFRGTLGVDREAPVGFDSIRLAFELDTDASEQELETLSRLTGRYCVVARSLRAEPALTVRRRGEGDAEGP; the protein is encoded by the coding sequence ATCTCGAGCGAAGAGCTGAAGGCGATGCAGGCGCCGCTGAAGGAGCGCTACCGCGAGGAGCCGGAGACAGCCCGGGTGACCCTGACGGCGACCGGGAGCCTCGGTGACGGCGTGACGTGCAGCGTGCAGACGGGACGAGCCCTCGTCGAGGCCGGCCTGCACCCGGCCACGGGCGGCACGGGGAGCTCGGCCTGCTCGGGGGATATGCTCCTCGAGGCGCTCGTCGCCTGCGCGGGCGTCACCCTGCGCGCCGTCGCCACCTCCACCGGCATCGACGTGCGCGGCGGGACCGTCTCCGCGGAGGGGGACCTCGATTTCCGCGGCACCCTGGGCGTCGACCGGGAGGCCCCCGTCGGGTTCGATTCGATACGCCTCGCCTTCGAGCTCGACACCGACGCCTCCGAGCAGGAGCTCGAGACGCTGTCGCGACTGACCGGGCGCTACTGCGTGGTAGCGAGATCGCTGAGGGCCGAGCCCGCCCTGACCGTCCGACGCCGGGGCGAGGGGGACGCCGAGGGTCCGTGA
- a CDS encoding Clp protease N-terminal domain-containing protein, which produces MEQAFRESHPPPGGFPPFPWDHVYLSHPDGREARVAVDLDGTPMMDAHGDLVMTGPGFGHRPVKAEFMQRTPSPDLETEDLTPDGRSIVDRAYEVSRDHGHPWVGTEHLVLAILLEDPALGERFALPPVAEVEAGVARFYDGPAWEARLERVAARREGRLPRTPSNGPSWNMALANTVRGAVGLARSSGSRAAGPLHLLVADLRTGRSFVVLRLQQEGRDVGEIVRRAKSTTEWLPLITAVDEAGGTDP; this is translated from the coding sequence ATGGAGCAGGCGTTCCGGGAGAGCCACCCTCCCCCCGGAGGGTTCCCACCCTTCCCTTGGGACCACGTCTACCTGTCCCACCCCGACGGCCGGGAGGCGCGCGTCGCGGTCGACCTCGACGGGACGCCGATGATGGATGCGCACGGCGACCTCGTCATGACCGGACCGGGGTTCGGACACCGTCCGGTGAAGGCGGAGTTCATGCAGCGGACGCCCTCGCCGGACCTCGAGACGGAGGACCTCACACCGGACGGCCGGAGCATCGTCGATCGGGCGTACGAGGTCTCCCGCGACCATGGACACCCTTGGGTGGGGACCGAGCACCTCGTCCTCGCCATCCTGCTGGAGGATCCGGCCCTCGGGGAGCGCTTCGCGCTCCCGCCCGTCGCGGAGGTAGAGGCCGGCGTCGCGCGGTTCTACGACGGTCCGGCGTGGGAGGCGCGGCTCGAACGGGTGGCCGCCCGGCGGGAGGGGAGGCTGCCCCGGACCCCTTCGAACGGACCGTCCTGGAACATGGCCCTGGCTAACACCGTGCGGGGGGCGGTCGGGTTGGCGCGGTCGTCCGGCTCGCGCGCCGCCGGGCCCCTGCACCTGCTCGTCGCGGACCTGCGCACGGGCCGGTCCTTCGTGGTCCTCCGCCTCCAGCAGGAGGGCCGGGATGTTGGAGAGATCGTCAGGAGGGCGAAGAGCACCACCGAGTGGCTCCCTTTGATCACCGCCGTCGACGAGGCAGGAGGGACGGACCCGTGA
- a CDS encoding DUF87 domain-containing protein produces MPSDPVSAEALAALEESLSPRRLGRVIRGSLLEGIEARLEDEVSVEDVRVGRFVVVEGSRHRFFSTIHDVRLANTNEDVLLRPPEDDFVAQVLHGTNTYATVDLRPKLLLEAGEEGARSVKTIPPHFARVREAADADVELVFGSPDDTHLPIGTPLEMTSDVCLDLERFVERSNAVFGKTGTGKSFLTRMLLGGVIAADLASVLVFDMHNEYGMWSEDEETKRRAPALKEMFGQRVLIFSVDPASSRRRSVTPDFEVQVSLRDIDVGDLRLLRAELGLSDAQLRDMETLAERWGPSWLTELLRAYEDGTLTDDIGQLLVNEQSVKALARNLKKVTRLPFVRESVTDNSADRIVEALLARRHVVIEFGRQTTFLAYMLVSSILTRRIHHRWMEEKEKASADGRLGHPPQLIITLEEAHKFLNPEAANQTIFGTIAREMRKYNVSLLVVDQRPSGIDEEVRSQLGTRVIAALDDDRDQGAVLSGVPDANALKVLINNLESKKQCLLSGYAVPMPLVIETRDYYGFAKDMKRRSYGGGDENGSSGPKLDLWG; encoded by the coding sequence CGTCCGGGTGGGCCGGTTCGTCGTGGTCGAGGGGTCCCGGCACCGGTTCTTCTCGACCATCCACGACGTGCGCCTGGCGAACACGAACGAGGACGTCCTCCTGCGCCCGCCCGAGGACGACTTCGTCGCGCAGGTCCTGCACGGCACCAACACCTACGCCACCGTCGACCTGCGCCCCAAGCTCCTGCTGGAGGCGGGGGAGGAGGGGGCCCGTTCGGTGAAGACGATCCCTCCCCACTTCGCCCGGGTCCGGGAGGCCGCGGACGCCGACGTCGAGCTCGTCTTCGGGAGCCCGGACGACACCCACCTGCCCATAGGCACGCCGCTCGAGATGACCTCGGACGTCTGCCTCGACCTCGAGAGGTTCGTCGAGAGGTCCAACGCCGTCTTCGGCAAGACGGGCACCGGGAAGTCCTTCCTGACCAGGATGCTCCTGGGCGGGGTGATCGCGGCCGACCTGGCCTCGGTCCTCGTGTTCGACATGCACAACGAGTACGGGATGTGGTCGGAGGACGAGGAGACGAAGCGGCGGGCTCCCGCGCTGAAGGAGATGTTCGGACAACGGGTCCTCATCTTCTCCGTCGACCCGGCGAGCTCCCGCCGCCGCTCGGTCACCCCCGACTTCGAGGTCCAGGTGAGCCTGAGGGACATCGACGTCGGCGATCTCCGGCTCCTGCGGGCCGAACTCGGGCTCTCCGACGCGCAGCTTCGGGACATGGAGACCCTCGCCGAGAGGTGGGGGCCGAGCTGGCTCACCGAGCTCCTGCGCGCCTACGAGGACGGGACGCTGACCGACGACATCGGGCAGCTCCTCGTGAACGAGCAGTCCGTGAAGGCGCTGGCCCGGAACCTGAAGAAGGTGACCCGGCTCCCGTTCGTTCGGGAGTCCGTGACCGACAACTCGGCCGACCGGATCGTGGAGGCGCTGCTCGCCCGGCGTCACGTCGTGATCGAGTTCGGACGGCAGACGACCTTCCTCGCCTACATGCTCGTCTCGTCGATCCTGACCCGACGGATCCACCACCGGTGGATGGAGGAGAAGGAGAAGGCGTCGGCGGACGGGAGGCTCGGGCACCCGCCGCAGCTGATCATCACGCTGGAGGAGGCGCACAAGTTCCTCAACCCCGAGGCCGCCAACCAGACGATCTTCGGGACGATCGCCCGTGAGATGCGCAAGTACAACGTGTCGCTGCTCGTCGTCGACCAGCGCCCATCGGGGATCGACGAGGAGGTCCGGTCACAGCTCGGCACGCGGGTGATCGCCGCCCTGGACGATGACCGCGACCAGGGAGCGGTCCTGTCCGGGGTGCCGGACGCCAACGCGCTGAAGGTGCTGATCAACAACCTGGAGTCGAAGAAGCAGTGCCTGCTGTCCGGGTACGCCGTCCCGATGCCGCTCGTGATCGAGACCCGCGACTACTACGGATTCGCGAAGGACATGAAGCGCCGGAGCTACGGCGGGGGAGACGAGAACGGGTCGTCGGGTCCCAAGCTCGACCTCTGGGGGTGA